The DNA region AACCTGGAAACATGCTGAAGAATATACTGGTTCTCTTTCAGTTTTTAGCTCATGATAGCACCAGGACACTTAAAGGAAAGATCATTTTAGCTAACTTGCGATCCAATGGTGTCTGTGCAGCAGTAGTTTGCTCCCAACAATACGTTAAACTTCATTTGCCCTAATTGATAGAAACCCAGAAATCCACCTGATCCCATAGGATTCCCAAAGGGAAAACTAAATTAATATTGATCCCCAAGAGTGTTCCATTATTTTATTCCCCAATACCATGAATCACAGATGCTTGTGTATTATACTTCCATAGGTGCTTACCACTCTTTGGTATGTCAAGCAGGTGGTAATTTTTCATATGTTAATATGAATAGTGAATGCAGCATGCAACCTAATAATGAAAGATACCAATCTTCACTCAATATCCATGAGCGCACCTTTCAGTAAGGAACACAGAAGTCATAagactgttttttttttcctgaatgtCATTCAAAAGTAATATGATTATTTATAATACCCAAACAGCATTTCTGCAATTGCATGTTACCTTCTGAACATCCCTAATATTTAGGTTGTCTTGTCTTTGTAGGATTAGAAACATCTTTGCTCACATTTATATTTGTAAACTGCTTGTTTTTTGGCTTGCACGGAAGAACGTTTATTGAGTAAATGATTTCTTACTGGCAAACAATTTTTAAATTTTACttaacctccgacactccagggaaaacggtCTCAGCCTAGTCAGTctctccctttggctcaaatcctccaaccttggcaaaatccttgtaaatcttttctgaaccatttcgaGTTTCCAACtcctttccgataagaaggagaccagaattgcatgcagtattccaacagtggcctaactaacatcCTATAtagccgcaaaatgacctcccaactcctgtactcaacactctgaccaataaaagaaaacataccaaatgccttcttcaatttTTGATAAGGGTTGATTTCTGGTAATCATATGACATTGTCTAATTATATTTTTTGTCAAGCACATGACTCCAATCTCTGTGGAGAATAAAGAAAGCCCCTATGAAAGACAGGATTGGCCTTTCAAAATGACTGACATCCCAGGAACCAATCAGGACATAATAAGAAGGACAATCAATAAGATGACTATAATCtttaaaacaaaaaacaaattgaCCACACACCACCTTGACAATTTAAGACTGATCATATACTGTTTGTGCACTAACAAGTCAGAGCTCAGGGATTCTACTGACtttggacagatttgaaataATATAAATATTTCTGTTCTGACTGCTTCAAAATAGATCTGATATttaatttaaaatttaatttGTCTGTTAATTCATACGTAATAGTGTTGGTTCTGGTCCATATTGAGGTAAAGAATAGCTATAAAAATTAGCGTCCTGTAGGTAACTTCTTCCATTATGGTTTATGGATTCCCCAAAAAGATCACCATAACTCTAAGGTCTGAGGTTTCCTCACTAAACCTTTTTATTTTACTTTTCTATGTTTCTTTCTCCTTTACTGCATTCCACAAAATGTCTTCATTTTAAATTCATTGTGTCAAACTTTGTCTTCTAACACTTCTGTTAAGTGCCTTGGGAGGATTTACTAAAAGATGCTATACAAAAGCAACTTACTATGATTGTTTTAAACACTTGCTTTGTCTGCAGTTATACTAGAGAGAAACTCAGGTGATTGAAAGATAATGTTTTGAAGAGTTGCACACCAGAAAAAGTTCTCACTATGCATTTAAAAGTCTTTCTCACTGGTAACATTTTGTTTTGAACTGAAGTGGTGCAGAAGGGAACGTCTATGTGTCTGTACTCTTTACAATGATTCAATTTTTTAATTATTATGCAACAATGAAGATGAATAGAAAATATGAGCCCACTTTTTAATGATCTCCTTTAGCCTGCtccaaaggttttttttaatCTGGTGTTACTCCCGAGATATGTGAGCCAGGTTTTACACTGCTTGACATGGTGCATTCTGAAGTTAGGCTGGCTCCAGACTCTGAAGTTACATTGGCACTAGCAACTTTGCCATGTACCCAAAAACTATTTACAACAGTACAAAAGTAGCAGTTTAATCCAAGTTGCAATAGGTCTCACTGTCATACATAATGCATCAAGGAACCTGGGACTTCAAATTGAAAGTCCAGATATTTGAAAAGGAGACATAATCAAAACTATAGGTAAGAAACAGGGGAGTGGGACTAAATAGATAGATTTGAAAGAGATACTAGTGAACAAACTTCCTCTTTCTGCATTGTATCATTTGATGATTTAGTATAATGCCATTTTTGGCCACAGTTCTACTTGAACTACTCTGAAACCCAAACAATGCAGGAGTACATTTGGGAGGAGCTCATGCACTTCAGTCAAATTACCAACCCAACTCTTTAATTAATTCTGATATGTGTCAATGCATATCTGAAACTGTTTTACATCAATGCAAATGAATAGTATAATAATGCTCAACTAATAAACTTTTTTTAGCACTCTAATTTCTAGTTAGCAAAAATAGTTAATACTTCCAATACCATTTCGGTTCATAACTTTAATTTTCAAATTATGAGCCAAAATTGGTGAATATGAAAATAATTAAATTGTACAATCTTTGAATCATGAATCTTTGTTGTCGACACTATTATCATGGAGGAACATAAACATGCAGATTCCGAGTATAAAAGCTAACCTCTAACAAATAATGTCATCCGCAAAAGAGTTTTAGAAGATCGAAATTTCGGTGTGTTCTACAGTAACCTCAGTTACTGTACCGGACCCAATTAACACTGTTGTGAAAGTTGAATCCCGAAACACAAATATAGTTATGTACCAGAATCTCCACAGATCGATGGTTTGGATCATTCCTCCGTCATATAGAATGCAAATGGCGAATTATGTGAAGACGGAGAATTTTACAATAAATGTCTCGGACCGGAAAATGAAAGAAGAATGTAAAGGACAGAGATACACTGTAATTTGGAGAGCACATTGATTGCAATTTGAATTGAAAACGACTGTGTCTCTCAGGGCCTTACGGAGATATGGCAACCTGTCTCACAGTTGCTGGGATTTCATCTGACGCCTTTTACAGAATGAAATTGATTTATTTTCTGCTCAATTTGTCactttgattaaatgaaacatacAGCTTGAGTCTGTGTCACGATATTTACTATCATTCATAGTATTTCTTTGTTTAAGAAGGCTACAAACTATTGTAAGAGATCGAACTCAATGTTTCCTACGTAGACATGGTAAGTATTTTCGTTCGGAAAAGTGCGAGTGCCCTATTTGGTGGTTTTTGATGCTGTACACTAAAATGAGCTGTACTTGGTTCCAATCCGATTATTATTTCACAACAATCTCGTGGGATCCATACGTGTTTAATTGCAGGGACTGTTGCCTGGCGGTTCTGCCAGTGACTCAGTCCCGATGCGCTGACATCCACTGTAGCGATTTCGGAAAGGGAATTTCGCCGTTCAGGGCAACGCGTATAAACGTTACAACAAAAAGTGACGGAGAAACTCGGCGGGTGTATCTGTacagagagaaaacagttaatgtttggagTCCGATGTGACTCTATGTTCGCACCGCTGGTGTTGGGTTTGGCACTGTTGCGGTTTCAGCTGTCCAACCGATTAACCCAGAGCAACTCGGGCTGGAGACACGATCGAACTGGAATGGCAAAGTGAGAATCGTTCAGGAGTTGACTAAACCTAGGCAGACTTGGACTACATGtaccatttggaaaggatttAGAGAGAAATTATATTGTTCTTCTAAAAAGAGGAACAACCTATCCCGTTCCCCAAGCCAGGGACTCCTTAATAGCGGGGCTCCACAGAGTTGGCAGGCAAGATGTCGTATCGCCCATTGCACATCACAGCCCCCGGGGGGTAATACAAAACTTCCGGCGGCTGTACGGGGTTTTTCGGAATGATGACATGCCTCTGCTCATCCTGCTCTGGCTTGGTGCTGGCTGTGAAGGGCCGCATGTGTATAATGGTGGGGGAGGAGATCCTCCAGAACATGCCCTTCAGCGCCTTGCGGAACTCTCTTCTCATCAGGCAGTACAGGATGGGGTTCAGGCAGCTGTTAGTGTGAGCCAGGCAGACGGTGATGGGGAAAACGTAGGACTGGGCGGTGTAGTACTCGGAGCTGAACTGAACGGCGTTGAGTTTGACCAGGACCCCCCAGAAGGTCAGCGCCTGGTTGGGCAGCCAGCACAGAAAGAAGGACAGTACCACGATGGTGACAGACTTGGTGACTCGGGACCTCCGGCTGGCGCTGGAGCTGCTGATATTCCTGTTGGTCACGTAGCGCAGCAAGAGCAGGTAGCAGACCGTGATGAGGACTAGCGGGATGAGGAAGCCCAACAGTACCTTCTGGATCTGATAGAGACCCAGCCAGAACTGGTTGGAGCCGTTGTGGTCCGGGAACTTGAGCACGCACAACTCCTCGTTGGAGACgttggtggtggtggagaagACGGCGTGCGGGATGCTGGCCAGAGCCGCGGAGATCCAGATCACCATGCTGACCCACATGGCCGAGCAGCCGCTCAGCTTGCCCCTGGGCTTCAGGGCGGACGCCACCGACCAGTAGCGGGCGATGCTCATCGCGGTCAGGAAGAAGACGCTGGCGTACATGTTCATGACGGTCACCAGGGAGACCAGCTTGCACATGAGGCGGCCGAAGGGCCAGCTGAAGTCCAGCGCCGTGTCCACCGCCCAGAAGGGCAGGGTCAGCACGAACTGGAAGTCGGTGGCCGCCAGTCCAGTGACGAACAGGTTGATGGAGGATTTCTTCCAGCTCCGCCTGCTCTTCATCAGGTAGAGCACCAGCAGGTTCCCGAGCAGCCCCAGGGCGCACACCACCGAGTACACCACCGACATGATAATGCGGGCGGCGGCCGAAGAGCCTCCCCCCGCCTCCAAGTCACCGCTCAGCGGCTCCCCCGCCCGGGACTCGTTGCTCCGGTTGAAGGCGGAGAGCCAGGCGAGGGTGACGGCCCGGAGCCGGTAGCCGTGCTCCGCAGCCGCCGTCCGGTTGCTGCTGGCGATGAGGTCGAAGTCCATCCCATGGTCTGTCTGTTGTGTCCCGGCTCCAACTCCCTCCCCACGCTCACTCCGACAGCTTCAGGCGGCAAATGTCCATCCTGGAGCCGAGAGCAGGCAGCTTTATACCAACCTCCGccaacccctcacacacacacaccatcagcCCCCTCCCACCGACACAGCTCCGCGCTTGCGTCCGCCCAGCCCAGCCTGGGATCttgccccacctcccctccctccgtccGAGTGACTCCTTTCCCCTCCCGTTTCGACTTGAGGTGAAGGGAGATTAAATCAAAGGCACACACAGCTTCCCTGCAAACTTCCCTCTCTCACCAACATCTCCATCGGACTGAccgcccagagagagagagagcggacacaCCGCCCCGAATATCGACTCGTTCTCccaaacagaaatacttacaactaatcccccactctccctgctgCCCGGTTGGACAGTTGCTCTTTCCCCCGCCCCCGGTCGATCCCAAtccagtgtttaccgcactgacagagagagagttcactcGCTCTTCGCGCGCTTCTTAAAATTAAGGCGCGTCCAATCTCTCCCAGTCACCTGGAGAGGTACCAGGAGAGGGAATGGGTGTTAGAAATGACCATTTATCAAGGTCTGTTCCCTCCCCCCGCCACCCTCCAAGAAACGACAACGGGATCCTTTCAGGGTAGTGCCGCCTCATAGACTGAAGGGGTtttggaagttaaaaacaatcgCTGAAAAAAAAGCTGTGCAGCTccggcagcttctgtggagagaaatctgagtAAATGTtccgggtcgagtgacccttcctcagaactgtcactgatgctgccagacctgctgagcgtttccagcaatttgtgtgtTTTGATGCTGTTTTACAGTTCTGAttgacagcatccgcagttctttcaggttTTGGAAGTTGTTCGGTTACAGGCATCGACAGCGCTGACCGCTGCCTTGTCTTCCCACATTATTTATTGAAGTCATTAACTTGGGGTGGGTGACAAACAATACACAGCATTCGGCTGGAAACGCACGCCACTGCCTTTTCTGGAGTTCCCCGTTGCTTCGTTTCGGGGCTTTTGCTTTCTCATCTGGACAATCAATAAATTGGCACGATACCATAACAGAAATGcgggagaatctcagcaggtctagcagcacctttgcagagaaagcaggattagcatttcgagtccagtgacacttcttcagaaattTCCCTAAGTGCTGCCGAGCTTTGTCAgcgatttctgcttttgtttgacATTTCGACCACCCGCATTCCTTGTTATTAGTTGGTCCCTATTCTGTTTTGTGACCTGCAAGTTACCGATTTCAGCTTATACACAGTTTCGGACTGGATTTTATCACTCCGCATCCAgacatttttaaaatgtctgtTCATTCTGACTTGACGCTTATCCTAACCCCCTTCCAATCCTCATTTTATTCCCTTCGCGTCAATAAAACCTTTCCTGACATTGATGAGGAACTTTGACAAAGTGGTGGGGAAGGCAGAGGGAGAATGCAGTGGAAATCCGGTCAACACAAGGTCAGCAAGTTAGCGTCTGGGTCGACGGTGAGAGCGTCTCATTTTGGGATTGAGCAGCTCTGGATCCGACTGACCACTCCCCAACATCTGGACTGACGACGCTAGAGTGAATGTGCAGACAATATTCCGATGGCCGGCCGGTCAGCCTCGGAGCATTGCAGGCAGGAATCGCGCGTCAGGACCCTGCAGAATCCCAAACGCTGCAGTCTCCTTGGGAATCGCTAGGGTAATGCAAAGATCCTAGGTCAATTAATCTGTGCCTGACACCCCCTAAACAAAAGCCTCTCCAGAGAGCTCTGACTCAGTTAACCTTAACAACTACCCAGGAAACGTTAGAGGATCACAGAATTTTACTGAACaaggccgttcagcccaataTGTCCAGGCTAGCATCTTGACATAAAGACCTCCTCCAAATCACGTTTAACCATTAATCTGATACCCATTCTCTAAATGCAACACCCTCAACCTGTTACAACTCCTAGACCCCTGCAAACCAGCACTGTCCCACAGACTGAAAATGATTTCATCCTGCCCAATTAACTCTTAACGTCCTACCCTCTCCCCGAACTCACAACTGGTTAGACCTCAACCACCATCCCCCCCTCGATGCATCATCACGATCAGCCCTTTCCCAGGGCTGGGAATCTCTCACCCTGCTTTACCCATTGCATCCACCTCCAGGgtctagattacacctcctcccaccctgccccctgtaaaaacaccatcccatattcccaattccttcgcctccgccgcatctgcccccaggaggaccaattccgataccgaacaacccagatggcctccttcaaagaccgcaacttccccccagacgtgatcgacgatgctctccaccgcatctcgtccacttcccgctcctccgcccttgagccccgcccctccaatcgccaccaggacagaacaccactggtcctcacctaccaccccaccaacctccatatacatcgtattatccttcgtcatttccgccacctccaaacagaccccaccaccaaggatatatttccctcccctcccctaccagcattccggaaagaccactccctctgcgactccctcgtcaggtccacaccccccaccaacccaacttccactcccagcatcttcccctgcaaccgcaagaaatgcaaaactttcacccacacctcccccctcacttccctccaagaccccaaggtcacaaattcacctgcacctccacacacatcatttactgcatccgctgcacccgatgtagcctcctctacattggggagacaggccgcctacttgcagaacattacaaagacacccagaccaaccaacccaaccaccccatggctcaacacttcaactccccctcccactccaccaaggacatgcaggtccttggcctcctccatcgccagaccatggcaacacgacgcctggaggaagagcacctcatcttccgcttaggaaccctccaaccacaagggatgaatgcagatttctccagcttcctcatttctcctccccccaccttatctcagtcccaaccctcggactcagcaccgtcttcttgtcctgcaatcttcttcccaacctctccgcccccaccccctctccagcctatcaccctcactttgacctccttccacctatcgtattcccaacgcccctcccccaagttcctcctccctaccttttatcttagcctgcttggcacaccctcctcattcctgaagaagggcttatgcccgaaacgtcgattctcctgctgcctgacctgctgcgcttttccagcaacacatttttcagcatccacctccacccccaatTGTACATTCCCCTAACCACCACTACAAATGGACCTCAGTTTC from Chiloscyllium punctatum isolate Juve2018m chromosome 1, sChiPun1.3, whole genome shotgun sequence includes:
- the rxfp3 gene encoding relaxin-3 receptor 1 gives rise to the protein MDFDLIASSNRTAAAEHGYRLRAVTLAWLSAFNRSNESRAGEPLSGDLEAGGGSSAAARIIMSVVYSVVCALGLLGNLLVLYLMKSRRSWKKSSINLFVTGLAATDFQFVLTLPFWAVDTALDFSWPFGRLMCKLVSLVTVMNMYASVFFLTAMSIARYWSVASALKPRGKLSGCSAMWVSMVIWISAALASIPHAVFSTTTNVSNEELCVLKFPDHNGSNQFWLGLYQIQKVLLGFLIPLVLITVCYLLLLRYVTNRNISSSSASRRSRVTKSVTIVVLSFFLCWLPNQALTFWGVLVKLNAVQFSSEYYTAQSYVFPITVCLAHTNSCLNPILYCLMRREFRKALKGMFWRISSPTIIHMRPFTASTKPEQDEQRHVIIPKNPVQPPEVLYYPPGAVMCNGRYDILPANSVEPRY